AATTCCAGGAGAATCACTGCCAAGTTTAAGACCAGTTCCCCACCCAGCAACACCAACAACATATGCAGAAGATTGGCAAGCAACGTGTAGGTAAAACCAGGCTGGGTTTGCTACCTTGAACACCTTAACGTACCTAGCTATCATAATTCCTGTAGGCATCAGAATTCCCCAACTCACCGCATTCAGCACACCATGAACCTGAAAATGTCAGTCAGAATTTCATCAGGAACTCATTCTTTAATCAGTTAATGAAAAGGGTATTGAAAATGGTCAAAGGTTTGGAACTTAGACCAATTATTTCATTTGACTGCAAGTTcttaagaaaaggaaaaatggaTCTTACATTCTTTTTACTGTTTGATGGGGCACTTCCGGCAACGGTTGTTCCAGTGGCGAAATTAATAGTACCAACAGATGCTCTGTTCGCTGGATCCATAGCATGCGAATTAAAAGTAGTTCCAGTCATGGTGCCAACTTGCCAAACTTGATTTGTGGATATCAAGTTAGCATTAAGTTGCAAAGTAGCAAAAATGATCATCTCATTATTTGAATACTCGGCTCTAATATTCTGGACCCCGAAACTCAAATTTCCCCGCTGCATCGTCGGGCTCATAGTATCTATTGAGGTAGTGTACGCAGTGGGGGTGCCAGTGGAGTCATGGAAAGCTAAAAGTGCTTGTGACCCTTGCATCTGTTGTCCTGTAGGATTGAGAGCCCAAACTACCCAGTTGGATGTTGTTGTTCCAGTTCTACGAAAGGCAATATCCGCTGTCATGTTTGATGGGTGGTAATTCCAGTGGAGGAAAGAATCCAGCTGAGGAAGATCACTGCAAGTGGCATATATTTGATTGCTAGAGAAAGTAAAGGTCCCGCATGTTTGTGCTAGAGAGGGAACGCTTAAGCACATGAGTAACACACAAGAGAACAGAGCAGCTCTTAAAGATTTACCCATGGCGGTATCCAAGTTGCagagatgatgatgatattaGAGAATTCTGATAGCTCTGTCAAGGGAACAAGGTTTCTTCAGTGTGTGGGTATGTCCTGAAATATGTTCCCCTGTGGAGTTGTTTGAGAGTTGTTGATTCAGAAAGTTGGGATGGGTTTATATAGAGGCTTGGAACAGGGCGGAGGGAAGTCCTTGGAAGGTTGTGTTTCTTTGACTAATTCTGCTCCGAGTGGGAGACGGATTCTTAagatcatatataattatattattttttggaaataaatataatctatTATTAAAGAACAGAATGTGGGTATTATtttcaccttttcttttttttttttttttttttggaggGTTTGAAGGGTAGAATGAAAAGTTATAAAAGTggtaaaacatatattaattaattagttataaaattagttgatatCACCTAATTAGAATTGGCCTTACACACCAGATTTATTAGCTGTATTTAGTAATTTGTGAATCATATGTAAATTGGAGATATCTTAGattttaattgagaaaaaaaatattttatttaattttaatgagaAGTAGTTTTTGTTAAAAAGTGTAGGCAACATGATGATCTTTTGCATCTAAAGGACAGTGGAAGAAGATTTTGGAAATGAGTGGGGCAactattgttttaattaaaaagaagggGGCAAAGAAAGATTTTCCATAAAAAATTGTAAATCATTTGTGGTCCTTGGGGaaacatgaaaaatagaaaaatacatGCGCAAGTAGACTGGAAAGTGACCTTCTTTGTTACGGTTaggattaaaatatttctaagtTATGAAGTTTCTTAGTGCCTATATAGATTAGTGCTTCTTTTTCCAACTACTCTCCATGTTCACACATGCTTTTTTGAACTCGTCCCTCTCAAGGAGTTGgtttcttttcaaataaacaataatcatattatgtgatagtttatatttaagaTTCGTCATGGTCTGATTTCGgttcaaaaattataa
The sequence above is drawn from the Ricinus communis isolate WT05 ecotype wild-type chromosome 7, ASM1957865v1, whole genome shotgun sequence genome and encodes:
- the LOC8275950 gene encoding cytochrome b561 and DOMON domain-containing protein At5g35735, which codes for MGKSLRAALFSCVLLMCLSVPSLAQTCGTFTFSSNQIYATCSDLPQLDSFLHWNYHPSNMTADIAFRRTGTTTSNWVVWALNPTGQQMQGSQALLAFHDSTGTPTAYTTSIDTMSPTMQRGNLSFGVQNIRAEYSNNEMIIFATLQLNANLISTNQVWQVGTMTGTTFNSHAMDPANRASVGTINFATGTTVAGSAPSNSKKNVHGVLNAVSWGILMPTGIMIARYVKVFKVANPAWFYLHVACQSSAYVVGVAGWGTGLKLGSDSPGIKYEKHRNIGITLFCLATLQIFAMLLRPKPDHKYRLYWNIYHHSIGYATIILSIINVYEGLDILDPEKKWKRAYSGVLIFLGATAAVLEAVTWLIVIRRKKTVSSDKYTNGTNGYGA